A genomic window from Bradyrhizobium lupini includes:
- a CDS encoding EAL domain-containing protein yields MHQVLYCLTEEHDWRLVALGGAVCLLASAAAISLFHRARATHGSGRLVWIALDAAVSGCGIWATHFIAMLAYGPGGAGAYNIPVTILSLIFAISLTFVGLSLAATSVRAPWIVLGGAIVGAAVATMHYTGMAALEMPARVDWIGSTVAASVLFGIVFAALALFVAARRDDLFHALTASTLLTVAIVAHHFTAMGAVVLTPDPTLAISGLSIPPASLSFLTAGAAVAIIAIALVAALLDRRAKGELGRQQVVLDTALENMSQGLCMFDADGKIILFNERYAAMLGRTDILLTGRLLVDVLREEQAKGQWQGDAGEFFARLVADARESRATTDIVTRFGRSIRVVNQPMQGGGWVATFEDITEWLEAQAKISHMARHDALTSLPNRVLFHEQLVQGLRRTNSGDQLAVLCLDLDHFKDINDSLGHPIGDALLKEVGRRLKVTVGENDTVARLGGDEFAVVQIGRSEEAAARSLAGRLVEVISAPYEIDDHQIIIGVSIGISLSPQDGDNPDELLKNADLALYRAKADGRGTYRFFETGMDARAQARRLLEMDMRAALQRDEFQPYYQPIRDVASGRVVAFEALLRWNHPQRGLIAPLSFIPLAEETGLIIQLGDFVLRSACTDAATWPDDVDVAVNLSPVQFRNPNLIASVTEALALSGLDARRLELEITESVLLQNSEATLTTLHELRAMGVRISLDDFGTGYSSLSYLRSFPFDKIKIDRSFVSELATREDSMAIIRAVTGLGRSLGIVTTAEGVENDGQLELLRREGCTQAQGYLFSKPRPASDVAIMLDRPPLRATA; encoded by the coding sequence ATGCATCAAGTTCTCTACTGTCTCACCGAGGAGCACGACTGGCGGCTCGTCGCGCTTGGCGGCGCGGTGTGCCTGCTCGCAAGCGCGGCGGCGATCAGCCTGTTTCACCGGGCGCGCGCGACGCACGGCTCCGGGCGTCTGGTCTGGATCGCCCTGGATGCCGCCGTCAGCGGATGCGGCATCTGGGCGACGCATTTCATTGCGATGCTCGCCTACGGGCCGGGCGGTGCCGGCGCCTACAACATCCCGGTGACGATCCTTTCCCTGATCTTCGCGATCTCCTTAACCTTCGTGGGGTTGAGTCTTGCGGCAACTTCCGTGCGCGCGCCGTGGATCGTGCTCGGCGGCGCCATCGTCGGCGCCGCAGTCGCGACGATGCATTATACCGGAATGGCGGCGCTGGAGATGCCGGCACGGGTCGACTGGATCGGGAGCACGGTTGCCGCCTCGGTACTGTTCGGAATTGTTTTCGCGGCGCTCGCGCTGTTCGTCGCTGCGCGGCGCGACGACCTCTTCCACGCGCTGACCGCAAGCACACTGCTGACGGTCGCCATCGTCGCACATCATTTCACCGCAATGGGCGCTGTCGTTCTGACGCCGGATCCGACGCTCGCGATCAGCGGGTTATCGATCCCGCCGGCCTCGTTGTCCTTTCTTACCGCGGGTGCCGCAGTTGCGATCATCGCGATTGCGCTGGTGGCCGCGCTGCTTGATCGCCGCGCCAAGGGCGAACTGGGCCGCCAGCAGGTCGTGCTGGATACCGCGCTCGAGAACATGTCGCAGGGACTGTGCATGTTCGATGCGGACGGCAAGATCATCCTGTTCAACGAGCGTTATGCTGCGATGCTTGGCCGCACCGACATCCTGCTCACCGGCCGACTGCTGGTCGACGTGCTGCGGGAGGAGCAGGCGAAGGGTCAGTGGCAGGGCGATGCCGGCGAATTCTTCGCGCGCCTCGTCGCCGACGCGCGCGAGAGCCGCGCCACGACCGACATCGTGACCAGGTTCGGCCGCTCCATCCGGGTCGTCAACCAGCCGATGCAGGGTGGCGGCTGGGTCGCGACCTTCGAGGATATCACCGAATGGCTGGAGGCCCAGGCCAAGATCTCGCACATGGCCCGCCATGACGCGCTGACCAGTTTGCCGAACCGCGTGCTGTTCCACGAGCAGCTCGTGCAGGGACTGCGCCGGACCAATTCAGGCGACCAGCTCGCCGTGCTTTGTCTCGATCTCGATCACTTCAAGGACATCAACGACTCGCTCGGCCACCCCATCGGCGATGCGCTGCTCAAGGAGGTCGGGCGCAGGCTGAAGGTCACCGTCGGCGAGAACGACACCGTGGCGCGGCTCGGTGGCGACGAATTCGCCGTGGTCCAGATCGGACGTTCCGAGGAAGCCGCGGCAAGGTCCCTTGCCGGCCGCCTGGTCGAGGTGATCTCGGCGCCTTACGAGATCGACGACCATCAGATCATCATCGGTGTCTCCATCGGCATCTCGCTGTCCCCGCAGGACGGCGACAATCCCGATGAACTGCTGAAGAACGCCGACCTCGCGCTGTACCGCGCCAAGGCGGATGGTCGCGGCACCTATCGCTTCTTCGAGACCGGCATGGATGCGCGCGCACAAGCACGGCGTCTGCTGGAGATGGATATGCGCGCGGCGCTGCAACGTGACGAGTTCCAGCCGTACTACCAGCCGATCCGCGACGTCGCCAGCGGTCGCGTCGTCGCGTTCGAGGCGCTGCTGCGCTGGAATCATCCGCAGCGCGGCCTGATCGCGCCCCTCAGCTTCATTCCATTGGCCGAGGAGACCGGCCTCATCATCCAGCTCGGCGATTTCGTGCTACGCTCCGCCTGCACCGACGCCGCGACCTGGCCTGACGATGTCGACGTCGCGGTCAACCTGTCGCCCGTGCAGTTCAGGAACCCAAATCTGATCGCATCCGTGACCGAGGCGTTGGCGTTGTCGGGCCTCGACGCGCGCCGTCTCGAACTCGAGATCACCGAATCCGTGCTGCTGCAGAACAGTGAGGCGACGCTGACCACCCTGCACGAGCTGCGCGCAATGGGCGTGCGCATCTCGCTCGACGATTTCGGCACGGGCTATTCGTCCCTGAGTTATCTGCGCAGCTTCCCGTTCGACAAGATCAAGATCGACCGCTCCTTCGTGTCGGAACTCGCGACGCGCGAGGATTCCATGGCGATCATCCGTGCCGTGACTGGCCTCGGCCGCAGCCTCGGCATTGTCACCACGGCAGAGGGGGTCGAGAACGACGGGCAACTCGAGCTGCTCCGGCGCGAAGGCTGCACCCAGGCGCAGGGCTATTTGTTCAGCAAGCCGCGGCCGGCTTCCGATGTTGCGATCATGCTGGACCGACCGCCGTTGCGCGCAACCGCCTGA
- a CDS encoding YdcF family protein — translation MSTLDRSTRRPSADEISEINRAHLIETPLQPADLLFMFGTREDVALRADTAGRLWRQGYFRWSIVSGGVTAGSEQSECTIIKAAMVAAGIPADRILEEHRALNTGENVILSLPIIDAALGLHNVRRVICLGNTWTARRYPMTLHRHWPEVEKMLLTVDSFATSRALWHTDPEFCRRMLHEWDKIEPYKARGFIAEWPAA, via the coding sequence ATGTCAACCCTGGATCGCAGCACGCGGAGGCCTTCGGCGGATGAGATCTCCGAGATCAACCGCGCCCATCTCATCGAGACGCCGCTGCAGCCGGCGGACCTCCTGTTCATGTTCGGCACCCGAGAGGACGTGGCGCTGCGGGCCGATACGGCGGGGCGACTGTGGCGCCAGGGCTATTTTCGCTGGTCGATTGTCAGCGGCGGCGTGACGGCGGGCTCGGAGCAATCCGAGTGCACGATCATCAAGGCGGCGATGGTCGCGGCGGGCATTCCGGCCGACCGAATCCTCGAGGAGCATCGTGCCCTAAACACCGGCGAGAACGTGATCCTCTCGCTGCCGATCATCGACGCGGCGCTCGGGCTGCACAATGTCCGCCGCGTGATCTGCCTCGGCAACACCTGGACCGCGCGGCGTTATCCGATGACGCTGCACCGGCACTGGCCGGAGGTCGAGAAAATGCTGCTCACGGTCGACAGCTTTGCGACGTCACGCGCGCTCTGGCACACCGATCCCGAATTTTGCCGCCGCATGCTGCATGAATGGGACAAGATCGAGCCTTACAAGGCGAGGGGCTTCATCGCGGAATGGCCGGCGGCCTGA
- a CDS encoding PLP-dependent aminotransferase family protein yields the protein MSKFEYVKLADAIALDISNGTLRPGDRLPPQRNFAYDRGIAVSTASRVYTELLRRGLVVGEVGRGTFISGAIRREVEALSEPRDARIDFEVNYPLLPQQWAMIAKSLAGLERVDALESALRVSTSTGTKSARNAAAAYLARKDFAPQAEQIVFTANGKQSLAAALAALVPTGGRCGVEALTYPYVKSIAARLGVTLVPIPIDEFGARPDAIQKAHREAHLSALYLQPIIQNPLGVTMNATRRVDIMRVAEKLDLTIIEDAVYGFLADDTPLAALGPDRCIVIDSLSKKVAPGLALGILVAPPRLRESVMSAVRTGGWIASGHALASGQRLMADGTVAELTRLKRIDAARRQQTAARLLAGYQLAADPRSYHLWLTLPAHWRSQTFVAAAARRGIALTPSSTFAIAHGHAPNAVRLALAPPSFEQLDSGLRTLVSLLGTKEEDFDSTE from the coding sequence ATGTCCAAGTTCGAATACGTGAAGCTTGCCGATGCCATTGCTCTCGATATCTCTAACGGCACGTTAAGGCCGGGCGACCGGCTGCCGCCGCAGCGCAATTTTGCCTATGACCGTGGCATCGCGGTCTCGACCGCGAGCCGGGTTTATACGGAGTTGCTCCGCCGTGGCCTCGTCGTCGGCGAGGTCGGCCGCGGCACCTTCATCTCCGGCGCCATCAGGCGCGAGGTCGAGGCGCTGAGCGAGCCGCGCGATGCGCGGATCGATTTCGAGGTCAATTACCCGCTGCTGCCGCAGCAATGGGCGATGATCGCCAAGAGCCTTGCAGGCCTCGAGCGCGTCGACGCGCTCGAATCCGCGCTGCGCGTCTCCACCAGCACCGGCACCAAGAGCGCGCGCAATGCGGCCGCCGCCTATCTCGCGCGCAAGGATTTCGCGCCGCAGGCCGAGCAGATCGTCTTCACCGCCAACGGCAAGCAGTCGCTCGCGGCCGCCCTCGCAGCCCTCGTTCCCACCGGCGGCCGCTGCGGCGTCGAGGCGCTGACCTATCCTTACGTCAAGAGCATCGCCGCGCGGCTCGGCGTGACGCTGGTCCCGATTCCGATCGACGAATTTGGCGCGCGCCCCGACGCCATCCAGAAGGCGCATCGCGAGGCGCATCTGTCGGCGCTGTATCTCCAGCCCATCATCCAGAACCCGCTCGGCGTCACCATGAATGCGACGCGGCGCGTCGACATCATGCGCGTCGCCGAGAAGCTCGATCTCACCATCATCGAGGATGCCGTCTACGGCTTCCTGGCCGACGACACGCCGCTGGCCGCGCTCGGCCCCGACCGCTGCATCGTGATCGACAGCCTTTCCAAGAAGGTCGCGCCGGGCCTCGCGCTCGGCATCCTGGTCGCGCCGCCGCGATTGCGCGAGAGCGTGATGAGCGCGGTCCGCACCGGCGGCTGGATCGCGTCCGGCCATGCGCTGGCATCCGGACAGCGGCTGATGGCCGACGGCACCGTCGCCGAGCTGACGCGGTTGAAACGCATCGACGCCGCGCGCCGCCAGCAGACCGCGGCAAGGCTGCTCGCCGGCTACCAGCTCGCCGCGGATCCGCGCTCCTATCATCTCTGGCTCACGCTGCCGGCGCACTGGCGCTCGCAGACCTTCGTCGCCGCGGCAGCCCGGCGCGGCATCGCGCTGACACCGTCCTCGACCTTCGCGATCGCCCATGGCCACGCACCGAACGCAGTGCGGCTCGCCCTCGCTCCGCCTTCGTTCGAGCAGCTCGATTCCGGTCTGCGCACGCTCGTGTCGTTGCTCGGCACCAAGGAAGAGGATTTCGACTCGACGGAGTAG
- a CDS encoding DUF1127 domain-containing protein, which produces MTTISQTAGRSLRSSSSDGFFRKLANGAYALFDRLEQRSAVKTLNDLDDRALRDIGITRSQIEDAVYGQAKAELTRYL; this is translated from the coding sequence ATGACCACGATCTCGCAGACCGCCGGGCGGAGTTTACGCTCATCCTCGTCGGACGGATTTTTCCGCAAGCTGGCCAACGGCGCCTATGCGCTGTTCGACCGCCTGGAGCAACGCTCCGCCGTCAAGACGCTGAACGATCTCGATGACCGCGCCTTGCGCGACATCGGCATCACGCGCAGTCAGATCGAGGACGCGGTCTACGGCCAGGCCAAAGCAGAGCTGACGCGGTATCTGTAA
- a CDS encoding outer membrane protein, with product MRKFVLALLSTVALGPIRAQAADLEPIRMPGKAPAITQQAGNWTGFYIGGNVGYGWGNYGASNVIGTFVNSNGGSAPYGFNAVSDNGNGITAGIQAGYNWQIEQTVLGIEADWQYLNSKTSIGNSAIAILPAIGSNFNGSASVSTDWYATFRGRVGYAFGPALLYATGGIALAETKLSASATGSIPTSLFPLTYGPLGSMNASDRAILVGYVVGGGLEYSLGAGWSVKGEYLHMGFGTNGYNLTGSLQSPAGLTGVITSRVDIKSSVDIARVGVNYRF from the coding sequence ATGAGAAAGTTTGTGCTCGCGTTGCTCTCGACCGTCGCTCTCGGCCCGATCAGGGCCCAGGCTGCCGACTTGGAGCCGATCCGTATGCCAGGGAAGGCTCCGGCTATCACCCAGCAGGCGGGCAACTGGACGGGCTTCTATATCGGCGGCAACGTTGGTTACGGCTGGGGCAACTACGGCGCTTCAAACGTCATCGGGACGTTCGTGAACTCGAACGGCGGTTCGGCCCCATATGGCTTCAACGCTGTATCTGACAACGGTAATGGCATCACCGCCGGTATTCAGGCCGGCTACAACTGGCAAATCGAGCAGACGGTGCTCGGCATCGAGGCTGATTGGCAGTATCTCAATTCAAAGACTAGCATCGGCAATTCGGCCATTGCCATTCTGCCCGCCATCGGCAGCAATTTCAACGGCAGCGCTTCCGTCAGCACCGATTGGTACGCGACGTTCCGCGGCCGAGTGGGTTATGCGTTTGGGCCGGCTTTGCTCTATGCAACTGGCGGTATAGCGTTGGCTGAAACCAAGCTGAGCGCGAGTGCTACTGGCAGTATCCCCACCAGCCTTTTCCCGCTTACCTATGGACCGTTAGGCTCCATGAACGCTTCTGACCGCGCCATTTTGGTGGGCTACGTGGTCGGCGGCGGCCTCGAATATTCCCTTGGGGCAGGTTGGTCCGTGAAGGGCGAGTATCTGCACATGGGCTTCGGCACGAACGGCTATAACTTAACTGGCTCGCTTCAATCACCGGCCGGCTTAACTGGCGTCATCACGAGTCGCGTCGATATCAAGTCGAGCGTCGACATCGCCCGTGTCGGCGTAAACTATCGTTTCTGA
- a CDS encoding universal stress protein, which yields MFKSILVPIDLADTDLAKPAIATAATLSQTWSGVVRLLNVLPMTPVMLAEYVPADFDEQQRQTSEEALAIVARESGIEPSRISSVVRQGGIYHEILEEAVHMKAELIVMTSHRPAMRTYFLGSNAGHVVRYAKCSVLVVRH from the coding sequence ATGTTCAAGTCGATCCTCGTGCCCATCGACCTCGCCGACACCGACCTGGCCAAGCCGGCGATCGCGACCGCCGCAACGCTGTCGCAGACCTGGAGCGGCGTGGTGCGCCTGCTCAACGTGCTGCCGATGACGCCGGTGATGCTGGCCGAATACGTGCCGGCCGATTTCGACGAGCAGCAGCGCCAGACCTCGGAAGAAGCCCTCGCCATCGTCGCACGCGAGTCCGGCATCGAGCCTTCCCGCATCTCCAGCGTGGTGCGCCAGGGCGGCATCTATCACGAGATCCTGGAGGAAGCCGTTCACATGAAGGCCGAGCTGATCGTGATGACCTCGCACCGGCCGGCGATGCGCACCTATTTCCTCGGCTCCAATGCCGGACATGTCGTGCGCTACGCAAAATGCTCCGTGCTGGTGGTCAGGCACTAG